Proteins from a genomic interval of candidate division KSB1 bacterium:
- a CDS encoding LytR C-terminal domain-containing protein encodes MARRRRAVRKNSRSKSSPRRPYKRSQNKTLKERFLTTAIWGLSLINITLIFSLISNFFASEGETPLTVEPPPQVITVQVLNGCGVQGLANEITQYLRNKNFDVVDIGNYGGGWDLEQTLVLDRVSLESKYAKKVAKELGVNKNQVAPQLEDSVQLMVTVIIGTDYKKLKVYKELQN; translated from the coding sequence ATGGCAAGAAGACGACGTGCCGTTCGTAAAAACAGTAGAAGTAAAAGTTCACCCCGACGACCCTACAAAAGGTCTCAAAACAAGACCCTCAAAGAGCGCTTTTTAACCACCGCGATTTGGGGACTCAGTCTCATCAACATCACTCTTATCTTTTCTCTGATTTCAAATTTTTTTGCCTCCGAGGGTGAAACCCCGCTCACCGTTGAACCACCGCCCCAAGTCATTACCGTACAAGTTTTGAACGGCTGCGGCGTGCAGGGTCTGGCCAACGAGATAACCCAGTATCTGCGCAATAAAAACTTTGATGTTGTAGACATTGGCAATTACGGAGGCGGCTGGGACCTGGAGCAAACGTTAGTTTTAGACCGCGTTTCCCTGGAGAGCAAATACGCCAAAAAAGTGGCCAAAGAGCTTGGCGTCAATAAGAATCAAGTGGCCCCCCAGCTTGAAGATTCCGTGCAGCTCATGGTCACCGTGATCATTGGCACGGATTATAAGAAGTTAAAAGTCTACAAAGAGCTTCAGAATTAG